GCTGCAATGGCAGAACCTGTGACAATGGATGCCAAAGCCAGCGGCAAGGTACGCAGGCGCAAACTTTCCAACCAGGCGCGTGGCCTGCTAATCGTTGTTGATGAACTCATTATTCGCTTCAGTCGCTCAGGGGATCCCATCGTGAAATATTCGGGTGAGGGTTCCAGTTAAGGTCGGTAATCTACCATATTTTATCAAATGGATATTGTATACCCGTTATCCGTGATGCTGCCTTGGCGTTAGCCGTGTCGTGCAATGCCAATAGTTTAGGGTATAGACGTAAAAAAGGGAGGCCAAAGCCTCCCTTTTACGACAACCGATAGGGACGGTTCTTAAAACGAATTATAGAATAAACCGGCTCAGATCTTCATCTGCAACGAGCTCATCAAGATGATTACGTACATATTCCGCATCAATCGTCACTGTTTGACCGCTCATTTCGCTGGCTTCGAAGGAAATTTCTTCGACCAGACGTTCCAGAATGGTATGTAAGCGACGCGCACCGATATTTTCTGCGCTTTCGTTAACTCGCCATGCCGCTTCAGCAATATGGCGTACGCCGTCAGCGGTAAAGTTAATGCTCAGACCTTCAGTTGCCATTAACGCCTGATACTGCTCTGTCAGGGACGCGCTTGGCTCAGTCAGGATACGTTCGAAGTCTTCTGTCGTCAGCGCCTGTAGTTCAACGCGAATTGGCAGACGGCCCTGAAGTTCTGGGATCAGATCCGATGGGCTGGATACCTGGAATGCACCAGAAGCAATAAACAGAATGTGATCGGTTTTCACCATGCCGTGCTTGGTGGAAACGGTGCAGCCTTCAATCAGAGGCAACAGGTCACGTTGAACCCCTTCGCGGGAAACGTCTGGGCCTGAGGATTCACCGCGTTTACAGATTTTGTCGATCTCATCGATAAATACGATACCGTTTTGCTCAACGGCGTGAATCGCCTGCTCTTTCAGCTCTTCTGGATTAACCAGTTTTGCGGCTTCTTCTTCAATCAGTAGCTTGAACGCTTCTTTGATTTTGATTTTGCGCGCTTTCTGCTTTTGCCCACCCAGGTTTTGGAACATGGATTGCAGCTGGTTGGTCATTTCTTCCATGCCAGGAGGAGCCATGATTTCAACGCCAACCGGTGAAGCGGCTAATTCTAATTCGATTTCTTTATCATCAAGCTGACCTTCACGCAGTTTCTTGCGGAAGCTCTGGCGCGCAGCGGATGGCTCGGCGCTTTGCTCGGCCTGACCCCAGTTGTTTTTTGCTGGTGGGATCAAGACGTCCAGAATACGCTCTTCGGCCATTTCTTCGGCGCGATAGCGGTTCTTTTCGATGGACTGCATGCGCACCATTTTCATGGCAGAGTCAGTTAAATCGCGGATGATAGAGTCAACTTCTTTACCCACATAGCCCACTTCTGTGAACTTGGTGGCTTCAACCTTGATGAACGGGGCGTTGGCTAATTTAGCCAGACGGCGGGCGATTTCGGTTTTACCGACGCCGGTTGGGCCGATCATCAGAATATTTTTTGGTGTCACTTCATGACGCAGCTCATCGTTGAGCTGCATACGACGCCAGCGGTTACGCAGGGCAATTGCCACGGCGCGTTTTGCCGAGTGTTGGCCAATGATGTAGCTGTCGAGTTCGCTGACAATTTCGCGTGGGGTCATCTCAGACATGTTTGGAGTCCTTACGCTTTGGAGTCTAATTCTTCAATGGTGTGGAACTGATTGGTGTAGATACAGATATCACCAGCTATACCCAGCGCTTTATCAACGATTTCGCGGGCACTCAGTTCTGTGTTTTCTAGCAATGCGCGAGAGGCTGCCTGAGCATACGGGCCGCCGGAACCTATCGCGATTAAATCATTTTCAGGCTGAATAACGTCACCGTTGCCGGTGATGATGAGGGAGGCGTTTTCATCCGCGACGGCCAGCAGCGCTTCGAGTTTGCGCAGCATGCGGTCGGTGCGCCAGTCTTTGGCAAGCTCAACGGCGGCTTTAACCAAATGTCCCTGATGCAGTTCCAGTTTACGTTCAAAGAGTTCGAACAGGGTGAAGGCATCTGCGGTGCCACCAGCAAATCCGGCAATAACACGGTCGTTATAGAGACGACGCACTTTACGAACATTACCTTTCATCACGGTATTGCCCATGGTCGCCTGACCATCACCACCGATCACCACTTTACCGTTGCGGCGTACGCTTACTATTGTTGTCACGAGCAGACCCCCGTAGCTGACGAAATAAGAACCCCACACTTTTGTGTGGGGGCATTGTCAGATAGATGGGGGGGATATTTTGCTTTTCAACCCCCGACGGAGAGGGCAATACAGCCAGACATTCCATCACCCTTCAATCGTTGCAGCATTTTGTCTGCTGAAGCGCGGCTGGTGTATGGGCCTAACAGAACGCGATTCCAGCCACCGCCAGCGGTAATACGGCTTTCAACGCCGCCGAAGGCAAGCTGGGCTCTGACTGATTCGGCCTGATCGGTGCTGCGGAATGAGCCACATTGCACCATCCATTTCTGCGTGTTTTCTTTTTCAGGTGCTTTCTCTGGCGCTTTTTCTGTTTTGGTCTCTTTTGCTGGCGCAGGTTGTTCTGCCACGCTGGTTACCGGAGCCGGTTTTTCTTTATGCGGCTGTTGAACCGGTGGCTGAGTCGTTTGCACTGGCGGTGCTGTACGCACAGGGCGTGCCGGTTCAGCGGTGGTTTGGCGAGGCTGAGAAGGTGCCGTATTTTGCTGAGAGAACGGATTGCGCGGCTGTGAATTAGTGACCGGCTGTTGTTGCTGGGTATAGGTTTGATCCGGCATCCGGCTATTTTGTGGCGCACGACGCGCGATCTGCGTTTGATCGTTATACGGCACTTCAGACAACTGAGTTGGCTGTTGACGCATATCAGACTGCATTTGGTCAAGAAGCTGGCGCTGTTCTGCGGTTAGCTGTGGCTGCTGCGTAGGTGCAGTGGCTGCGCTACTGGTGGGATCTGTAGGCGTAGCAACGCCAACCTGACGATTCTCAAGTTCTTTGATGTAACGCCAGCGCTCTTCCGGTTTAGGAGGAAGTCCATTACCCGCATGTTTTGCCTGCGTCGGTAACAGTTCATCACTGTCTGGCTTATGGTGAGTCAGGAAATAAAGGCCGGCAGCGAAAGTCACTAAAACCCCCAAGGCGATAACCACCATGGTTTTAGATATACCCCGAGATGATTTTTTCTTTTTCCGGGTATTGGTTTTGCGCTTCGCTCCTGATGAGCGGCCCCGGCTCACATAGTCTCTTTGTGCCACTGTCTTTTCGCTACATCGTGATTTTGAATTAAGAGCGCCATGTTACTGAACTCATCCCAATTTAACTAGCGTTTCGGCGCAGATGTACTTCCTCTGACGATAAATTCGCTGTCTAACAGTCTTGAACCGCTAACCACGGAGCGACTGTGAAGCTGTTCTAACAGTAATAACATCGCTTCTCGGCCAATTTGGTAGCGTGGTTGAGAAACGGTGGTCAGCGGAGGATCGCAGTACTGTGCCTGCTTTATATCGTCAAAACCGACTAGAGAAACGTCATCGGGTACGCGTAATCCCATGCGCTTGGCTTGAGAAAGCGCGCCAATTGCCATCACATCACTATGGCAGAAAATAGCCGTTGGTGGCTGTGGCAGCGACATCAGAGCATGCATGGCCTGTGCGCCAGCCTCATAGGTAAAGTCGCCGCGCTCAACAAAACTTTTCTCTTCCGCAATACCACAACGGCGTAATGCCTGAATATAGCCACGCAGGCGATATTTACTCAGTGGCATACTTTCAGGGCCAGCAATACAGGCAATACGATGATGACCAAGCTCATGTAGATATAGCACCGCCTCAAAGGCAGCGGTGAGGTTGTCGATATGGACAGTAGGAAGTTCAAGTTCTGGAGCGAACTCGTTGGCCATCACCATCGGTGGCAAATTTTTCTGTTCTTCTTTGCTGGCATCAAAAGGAACGTTCGAGCCGAGCAGCAGCATGCCGTCGATTTGTTTGGTGATGATGAGGTTGACGAAGGTTTTTTCCTGCTGCTGTTGCTGAGCGCAGTCGCCTAGCAAGACTAAATATCCATGCTCGGCGGCGGTGCGTTCCACGCCCTGAATCACTTCGGCAAAAAAAGGATCGCAGATATCAGGCACAATCACCAGAATCGTGCGCGATTCATTTCGTTTTGAACTACGGGCCAGCGCATGCGGAGAGTAACCAACGGCTAATACAGCCTGTTCAACTTTTTGTCGGGTGGATGCAGAGACTTTCTCGGGGTTCATCAATGTTCGTGAAACGGTGGCCGTTGAGACACCGGCGTGTTCAGCCACATCTTTCATGGTGGCAGCAGACATGCTTTGCTTCTCTTCCAACGCTGTTCTCCTTGCGTCTGGCGAAACGCCGACGCGGCGAGTGTTGCTCGTCCTGTTTTACTGAATGAAAACCAGCTTCCTTGCGTCATCCCAAATTTATTGCCTGGAATGCTCATACCAGTTCATGAATTACCATATGGATCACATTTTAAACAGAATGCACCCTGCTGTTGTTACCTAATTTGCATGAGAAATGTGACCTAGATAGATTTTTTAGATCGGGATCGCAAATCATCATTTTTATCTCTCTGTCTGATGGTCTTTCTCATCAAGACAGATCAGTTATCGGTAGGGTCAACGTCCACTGTCCATTTTACTTTTTTCACCGTTGGCAATGTGCCAATTAGTGGCAGTGTGCTTTTAACAATTTTCTGTAAACGAGCACGAGACGGATGCTGAAGCAGCAACTGCCAGCGGAATCTCCCTCCGCGTTTGGGTTGCAGAGCGGGAACTGGCCCCAGTATCCAAAATGATTCATCACGCAGCGGGCTAGCTTCTAATAAATTTCTTAATTGCTGCAAAAACTGAGGTGCATTTTGGTTATCGTGATCGTCGGCGCGTACCATGATGTGGCTTGTGTATGGGGGAAGAAATACGCTTTTGCGCTCTTTTAAGGCCTGTTCGGCAAACGCGTCATAGCCTTGATTAAGCAAGGTAAGCAGTAAAGGATGCTCTGGGTGATGGGTTTGTAATATCACTTCGCCCTGTTTCCCTGCACGGCCTGCGCGCCCTGATACCTGCGTATAGAGCTGAGCAAAGCGTTCTGCGGAGTGAAAATCAGCGGAAAACAGCGCACCGTCTACGTCAAGCAAAGCAACCAGCGTGACGTTAGGAAAGTGATGGCCTTTCGCCAGCATTTGGGTACCGATCAAAATACGAGCACCGCCGCGGTGTACTTCAGCTAATTGTTGCTCTAATGCGCCTTTGCGGCTGGTGGTATCGCGGTCAATGCGGGTAATCGGCGTATCAGGGAAAAGCGCCGTGAGCTCGGTTTCTAATTGCTCTGTTCCTAGCCCAACAGGCACCAAATTGGTGGTGCCACACTGCGGGCACTGGCGTGGGATTGGCTTTTGGCTGTCGCAATGGTGGCAGCGTAAATGGTGTTGCTGCTGATGCAGCGTGTAGTAATGATCGCATCGCTGACATTCGGCAATCCAGCCACATTCGTGGCACAGCAGCGCTGGAGCAAAACCTCGGCGGTTTAAAAATAAAATCACCTGATTGCCTGCATCAACGTGTTGTTTCATTCGTTGTAGCAAGGGTTGTGCAAGACCTGCTTTTAGCGGCAGGCCTTTTAAATCAAGCAAGTGCTGGGTAGCAGGCTTTGCGTTTCCCGCTCGCTGCGTGAGGCGTAAGCGGCGGTATTTCCCTAATTCAACGTTATGCAACGTCTCTAAAGCGGGTGTAGCCGAACCAAGTACGATGGGAATATCTTCCTGATGTGCACGGAATACGGCTAAATCACGTGCGTGGTAGCGCCAGCCTTCCTGCTGCTTATAAGAACCATCGTGTTCTTCATCAATGATGATCACGCCTAAGCGAGCAAAGGGCGTAAATAGCGCTGAGCGCGTCCCGATAACGATGGCGCTTTCGCCGTTGCGCGCGCGCAGCCAAGCGGCGAGGCGTTCGCTGTCGTTTAAACCAGAGTGAAGAACGTCGACCGGTGCGTTGAAACGTTCTCTGAAACGGGCAATGGTTTGCGGGGTGAGTCCTATTTCAGGCACTAAAACCAGCGCTTGGCGGCCCTGTGCCAGAATATTTTCGATGACGCTTAAGTAAACCTCGGTTTTACCAGAACCCGTGACGCCCGCCAGCAGCCATGCGCTGAACTGGTTGTCTTCACTACGAATCGCGCCCACGGCGGTGGCTTGCTCGGTGTTGAGCTTTAGGCGTTCACCGTTTACCGCGTAGTTTTTGCGCCAGTCTTGAAGCTCTGGCGACTCAGCGCGTAATTCGGCTAGCCCTTTGGCTTTGATGCTTTGCAACGCGGCATCGGTTAGGTCGCATTCAACCACCTGATGGCGGTACAGAGGGCGCTGCAACAACATGGCGAGTGCCTGTTGCTGTTTGGGGGCGCGTTTGAGCGATTCAGGCAAGGTTGCTTTACCCTGTTCCGTGATCACCCACTGCCAGAGCTGTCCATGCTGGGCGGGTTTCCCCTGACGTAGCATCACCGGTAGCGCATGAAATAAAACCTCGCCGATCGGGTAATGATAATAGTCTGCCGCCCAGCGCAGCATGTGCCACATGCGTGAGGAAAATAGCGATTCATCGTCAATGATATGGTGAATTGACTTTAAATTTTCGAGCGGCAGTTCGCTGTGCTCGCTAACCCCGGTGATAATGCCGATCATTTTACGCTGTCCAAAAGGCACACTGACCCGCACACCCACGGCAGGTTTCACCCCTGCGGGCAGAAGGTAATCGAAGGTGCGTGGCAATGGAACGGGTAAAGCTACGTGAGCGACCGACATGTTTTATCCTGCTTCTAAATGTATGCGTAGTTTACATGCAGGGTGGGGGGAGTGGATCAGTTTAATTGATATCGCTGCTTTTACGTGTCGTAATAGAAGATGAATAAAGCCACTTGCAATTCGATTGCGGTGGATGTTTTATCTCTGTATAATTCGCCGCCTTTGATAGTCTTTTTTATCAAACCAAATTTATCAACCACGCGTGGTGTCTGGCGGAATAGGGCTGGATAGCGACGCGGCCTTAACTGAGGTTATCCCATGAAACAAGGTATCCACCCGAACTACGTTGCAATCACTGCAACTTGCTCTTGCGGCAACGTGATTAAAACTCATTCTACCGCAGGTCACGACCTGAACTTGGACGTATGTGGTAACTGCCACCCGTTCTATACTGGCAAGCAGCGTGATGTTGCTACCGGTGGTCGTGTTGACCGCTTCAACAAGCGTTTCAGCGTACCAGGCACTAAGAAGTAATTCTTTTTGCTCAAGAAAAAGGCACCTAAGGGTGCCTTTTTTGTTGCCTGAAATTCAGTGAAAGAGGCGCAATAATAAAAAAAGCCTCTTCGAGAAGAGGCTTTTTCACTTTTACTGATGACCTACTACTGATTACCTACCTGATCGCCATACGGCAATTTATCGTAATCGTGCAGACCTTTTTTCACATACGGGTTGCCGATCCAACGTGTTGTTTCCACGAAGCTCGGATTGACCAAGCTTCTCTCAGGATTAAACAGGTCGTATTTCAAACCGGCCATGTCAGACCATGTATGAATCAGCTCAGAGCTGCTGTATTTACGATCGGTCATGGAAGCAAAGTCACGCGGATGCGCTTGCTGCCAGCTTGGTGATGTCCACAGAATGAACGGGATGCTGTACATATGGCGTGTTGGCGCCGCTTCGTTGCGTCCCTGAATATTGTGTGGTGGAGTGTCATACACTTCCTCACCGTGGTCAGAGAAATACAGCAGGAAACCGTTAGGTTTCGTTGCCGAGTAATCTTTGATCAGGCTAGAAACCACGAAGTCGTTGTACAGGTTAGCGTTGTCATACTCGTTATAAGAGTCAATCTGATCTTGGCTTAAACCTGGTGGTACGCCTTCAGCGTTATTAAACTTATCAAATCCTTCTGGATAGCGGAATTTGTAGTTAATGTGCGTACCCAGCAGATGTACCACGATAAATTTCTTCGGCGCAGGATCGGCCATCACTTCTTTAAATGGCTTCAGCACGTCGCCGTCGTATTGGCGGGCACTCTGCGTACGCTGCTGGTTCAGGTAAAACTGCTTATCTGTCTGCTGAGAGAACAGGGTTAGCATGGTATTGCGCTTGGTCATGGTTTGCTGGTTAGTGATCCAGAAGGTTTTGTAGCCAGCCTGCTTCATCATGTTCATCAATGAAGGTTGGGTTAGATACAGATCTGGATTCTTCTCGTTAGCGAACGTCAGAGCCTGCTGCAAAATCTCGATGGTATAAGGACGAGAAGTTACCACGTCGTTAAACACGGTTAGATTCTTGTCAGTTTTATGAATTTCATCCAGCTGTGGCGTGGTTTCACGCGGATAGCCGTACAGGCTCATATGGCCGCGCTGAGTTGATTCACCAATCACCAGAACCAACGTACGTGGCGCACTGCCGCTGGTATCGGTGAGGTTTGCGAGCGGAGGCAATGCGCTGTTTTCTTTCATCAGCGCCTGCAGACTCGCAAGCTGGTTACGATATTCGAAATAGCCGGTGATCATTTGCCATGGAGCCGCGGGCTCCATACGTGACGTCAGACTTGGTAAAGAATCTACAAACGAACGTTTCTTGATCACCATGTTATAGGCCAGCGGATTAACGATCAGGCCATAGAAGATCGCGGCTGGAATAACATAACGCCAGAATGATGGGATATACACCGGGCGTACGCGAGTCCATAAGAACGCGCAGACAACGGTATAAGCCAGCAATAGGAGCGCAAGATGAAGGCTGAAATATTGACTGAAGTACTCTCCGGCTTCGCTGGTATTCGATTCAAACATCACAAACAGGACGCTTTGGGAAAACTCTTGTCCGTAGATGATGTAATAGCCCAAGGAGCACAGAGAGGCTGCCCATAAAATAATGCCAATAACCGCAGCAATAATGCGGGTTTTATTTGGGAATAAAAATACAGGAATTAGCCAAAGGGAGCTGTACAGCAGAGAATCTCGAATGCCGTTGGAGCCACTGTATCCAGTTACGAGGATTACAGCCTGAAGAACTGTAGAGAAAAACCAAAAGAACAACAGAAGCCAGAATAACGCTTTCCAGCTGAATGCCTTATCTGCGTTTGAAGATGAAATCATATTATTTCAGCCTATCAGAGAATATCACCGCGGGGATGTTAATCATCTAACCTTAAAGGAACCTTAGTTTTTATTAACGGATTAAGTAAACCGCAATAAACATGTGTCTCAGAATTAACGAACAACGAGTAAGCGCTGCAATAAAACCGGACGATACTAGCAATATTATTTTTTCGTAACAATAGATGCTAATTTTTAATAAAAGTTCGTTATGTATTGTGATTTTTCATTGAAGGAAAGTATTACGTACAGTTGTTTGGCGAGGACTTGAATGATCTGAGGGGGCGCTAGAAGAAAAACGCGCTACCTAAAGAGATAGCGCGTCTATTGTCAGGGGGAGATTAGCCTGTATTGCGCATACCGGCTGCAACGCCTGCGATGGTGACCATCAGCGCTTGTTCAACGTTAGCATCCGGTTCCGGCAGCGAGCGTGAACGGTGTAACAATTCAGCCTGCAAGACGTTTAACGGATCGGTATACACATTCCGTAGCGCAATGGACTCTGCGATCCACGGTAGGTCTTCCATCAAGTGATCGTCATTGGCGATGGTGAGTACCACTTTGATATCTTTCGATAGTTGATCGCGTAGCTGTTTGCCTAGCGGCCACAGTTTTTCGTCAACCAAGCGCTGATCGTAGTATTCAGCCAGCCATAAATCTGACTTCGCAAACACCATTTCTAGCATCCCAATGCGGGTTGAGAAGAAAGGCCAATCGCGGCACATGGTTTCCAGCGTTGACTGTTTTCCTTCGTCAACGGCGGCCTGTAGCGCGGCACCCGCGCCCAGCCACGCTGGCAACATTAAACGGTTTTGCGTCCACGCGAAGATCCATGGAATGGCGCGCAGGCTCTCAACGCCGCCGTTTGGTTTGCGTTTGGCAGGACGAGAGCCTAAAGGCAGTTTGCCGAGTTCAAGTTCAGGCGTTGCAGAACGGAAGTAAGGTACGAAGTCCTTATTTTCACGGACGTAGCCACGATACATATCGCAGGAAACGTCTGACAACTCATCCATCAAATCGCGCCATTCCTGTTTTGGTGCCGGTGGTGGCAACAGGTTAGCTTCTAGAATAGCGTTGGTGTACAGCGATAGGCTGCTGATAGTGACCTGTGGTAAACCGAGTTTGAAGCGGATCATTTCGCCTTGCTCGGTGACACGCAGACCGCCTTTCAAGCTGCCCGGTGGTTGTGAAAGCAGAGCTGCATGAGCCGGTGCACCACCGCGACCGATTGAACCGCCACGTCCGTGGAACAGGGTTAATGCCACGCCTGCTTTTTCGCATACGTTAACTAACGCTTCTTGAGCGCGGTATTGCGCCCATGATGCCGCCATCACGCCTGCATCTTTTGCTGAGTCAGAGTAGCCGATCATCACCATCTGCTTACCCTGAATAAAGCCGCGATACCAATCGATGCTCAATAGCTGAGTCATCACATCTTCGGCATTATTTAGGTCATCCAGAGTTTCAAACAGCGGAGCAACAGGCAATGCGTAAGGGCAGCCCGCTTCTTTCAATAGCAGATGAACAGCGAGAACGTCGGAAGGGGTGCGCGCCATCGAAATGACATAGGCGGCGATGGAACCCTGAGGTGCTTCTGCTATCACTCGGCAGGTATCAAAGACTTCTTTAGTTTCAGCGCTTGGCTCCCATTGGCGTGGAACCAGTGGGCGTTTGGAGTTGAGCTCGCGCACCAAGAAGGCCTGTTTGTCAGCCTCTGACCAGCTTTCATAGTCGCCGAGGCCTAAATAACGGGTGAGCTCAGCTAAGGCTTCAGAGTGACGAGTGCTTTCTTGACGAACATCCATGCGCACTAGCGGCACGCCGAAGCAGTGAACGCGGCGCAACGTGTCCAGCAACTGGCCATTGGCGATAATACCCATGCCGCAGGCTTTGAGTGATTGGTAGCAAGCGTACAACGGTTCCCAAAGCTGCTCGTTTTTCACCAGCAGATTATCTGGGCGCGTCGCGCGTTCGCCTTTGATTTTCGCAGCTAGATAAACCTGAGTTTCGGTTAGCTGCGTGCGCAGTTTTTTCATCAGCTCGCGGTATGGTTCTTGAACGTCGTCACCACCGGCCAAAGCACGCAGTTCTGGCGTGCATTCTGTCATCGACAGTTCAGAAACCAGCACGGCGATATCACGCAGGAACAGATCGGTGGCTTTCCAACGACTTAACAGTAAAGCGTGACGTGTGATGTCTGCGGTAACGTTCGGGTTGCCGTCACGGTCGCCGCCCATCCATGCGGTGAAACGCACGGGTACAGCTTCAACCGGTAGCTGGTAACCCAAAGAGTTTTCTAGCTGTTCGTTAAACTCGCGTAAGAATGCAGGAACTCCTTCCCATAGGCTATTTTCCACCACTGCATAGCCCCATTTAGCTTCATCAATTGGGGATGGGCGGTTCTTACGAATTTCATCGGTATGCCATGACTGAGCGACTAACTGGCGCAGACGACGCATGATTTGATTGCGTTCGTAGTCGGCCAAATCGCTGTGATCGAGCTGGCTAAGGCAGTTGTTAACCTCAACCAGTTTATGAATCAGGGTACGGCGGGTGATTTCAGTAGGATGAGCGGTGAGAACTAGCTCAATGGAGAGATCGTCTACGGCTTTTTTGATCTGCTCATCGCTGAGGTTGTTATTTTTCAAACGGGTGAAAAGTTGAGCCATCACTTCAGGGTTACTTGCCGCTTCGCCATGAGGGGAAATGCTGTGATATTGTTCGGCGGTATTTGTCAGACTCAGGAATTGGCTAAAGGCGCGGGCAACCGGCAATAGCTCATCATTCGACAAGTTCTGTAGCGTCGTTAAAAGTTCCTGACGGCTTGCATCGTTACCCGCACGTGAGGATTTTGATAATTTACGGATAGTCTCGACGCGGTCCAGAATATTCTCGCCCAGCGCTTCTTTGATGGTGTCGCCGAGCAGCTTCCCTAGCATACTGACGTTACTTCGCATTGCCGAATATTGTTCGTTCATAAGACCCCTGACCCCTCCAATATGTAAATTTCTTTCACCCGAAAGGCGTAGACCGCCTCTTTTATAAAGCCACGTTCCATTGTCTACGTCAATTGTCACAATTTATTGCTAAACGACATGAATTTGGTGATTTAACTGAAATTTAATTACACGGTGACGGGAATTAGTGTTTCTAATAACAGTTACGTTGCAAACGGCGGCAATAGGGTGATATCACCGCCGTTTTCACTGCGAATAATTCATGAAAGCGCAGATCCGCAATTCATCAATTATCGACAAAAATGCTTAACCACTTGGCCGATCAAATCACGAGTGGGCTGGATGAACGACGTTGCTAAGTATTCATCTGGCTGGTGGGCCTGATCGATTGAGCCGGGCCCTAAGACCAGTGTAGGACAAACTTCCTGAATAAATGGCGCCTCGGTGCAATAGTTCACCACTTCCGCCCGCTCGCCTAATAATCCCTCGATGACCTGCACCAACGGGGCATGGACAGGGCATTCATATCCAGGGAT
This is a stretch of genomic DNA from Hafnia alvei. It encodes these proteins:
- the rpmE gene encoding 50S ribosomal protein L31, which encodes MKQGIHPNYVAITATCSCGNVIKTHSTAGHDLNLDVCGNCHPFYTGKQRDVATGGRVDRFNKRFSVPGTKK
- a CDS encoding phosphoethanolamine transferase CptA, with protein sequence MISSSNADKAFSWKALFWLLLFFWFFSTVLQAVILVTGYSGSNGIRDSLLYSSLWLIPVFLFPNKTRIIAAVIGIILWAASLCSLGYYIIYGQEFSQSVLFVMFESNTSEAGEYFSQYFSLHLALLLLAYTVVCAFLWTRVRPVYIPSFWRYVIPAAIFYGLIVNPLAYNMVIKKRSFVDSLPSLTSRMEPAAPWQMITGYFEYRNQLASLQALMKENSALPPLANLTDTSGSAPRTLVLVIGESTQRGHMSLYGYPRETTPQLDEIHKTDKNLTVFNDVVTSRPYTIEILQQALTFANEKNPDLYLTQPSLMNMMKQAGYKTFWITNQQTMTKRNTMLTLFSQQTDKQFYLNQQRTQSARQYDGDVLKPFKEVMADPAPKKFIVVHLLGTHINYKFRYPEGFDKFNNAEGVPPGLSQDQIDSYNEYDNANLYNDFVVSSLIKDYSATKPNGFLLYFSDHGEEVYDTPPHNIQGRNEAAPTRHMYSIPFILWTSPSWQQAHPRDFASMTDRKYSSSELIHTWSDMAGLKYDLFNPERSLVNPSFVETTRWIGNPYVKKGLHDYDKLPYGDQVGNQ
- the hslV gene encoding ATP-dependent protease subunit HslV codes for the protein MTTIVSVRRNGKVVIGGDGQATMGNTVMKGNVRKVRRLYNDRVIAGFAGGTADAFTLFELFERKLELHQGHLVKAAVELAKDWRTDRMLRKLEALLAVADENASLIITGNGDVIQPENDLIAIGSGGPYAQAASRALLENTELSAREIVDKALGIAGDICIYTNQFHTIEELDSKA
- the cytR gene encoding DNA-binding transcriptional regulator CytR; protein product: MEEKQSMSAATMKDVAEHAGVSTATVSRTLMNPEKVSASTRQKVEQAVLAVGYSPHALARSSKRNESRTILVIVPDICDPFFAEVIQGVERTAAEHGYLVLLGDCAQQQQQEKTFVNLIITKQIDGMLLLGSNVPFDASKEEQKNLPPMVMANEFAPELELPTVHIDNLTAAFEAVLYLHELGHHRIACIAGPESMPLSKYRLRGYIQALRRCGIAEEKSFVERGDFTYEAGAQAMHALMSLPQPPTAIFCHSDVMAIGALSQAKRMGLRVPDDVSLVGFDDIKQAQYCDPPLTTVSQPRYQIGREAMLLLLEQLHSRSVVSGSRLLDSEFIVRGSTSAPKR
- the ftsN gene encoding cell division protein FtsN; amino-acid sequence: MAQRDYVSRGRSSGAKRKTNTRKKKKSSRGISKTMVVIALGVLVTFAAGLYFLTHHKPDSDELLPTQAKHAGNGLPPKPEERWRYIKELENRQVGVATPTDPTSSAATAPTQQPQLTAEQRQLLDQMQSDMRQQPTQLSEVPYNDQTQIARRAPQNSRMPDQTYTQQQQPVTNSQPRNPFSQQNTAPSQPRQTTAEPARPVRTAPPVQTTQPPVQQPHKEKPAPVTSVAEQPAPAKETKTEKAPEKAPEKENTQKWMVQCGSFRSTDQAESVRAQLAFGGVESRITAGGGWNRVLLGPYTSRASADKMLQRLKGDGMSGCIALSVGG
- the priA gene encoding primosomal protein N', coding for MSVAHVALPVPLPRTFDYLLPAGVKPAVGVRVSVPFGQRKMIGIITGVSEHSELPLENLKSIHHIIDDESLFSSRMWHMLRWAADYYHYPIGEVLFHALPVMLRQGKPAQHGQLWQWVITEQGKATLPESLKRAPKQQQALAMLLQRPLYRHQVVECDLTDAALQSIKAKGLAELRAESPELQDWRKNYAVNGERLKLNTEQATAVGAIRSEDNQFSAWLLAGVTGSGKTEVYLSVIENILAQGRQALVLVPEIGLTPQTIARFRERFNAPVDVLHSGLNDSERLAAWLRARNGESAIVIGTRSALFTPFARLGVIIIDEEHDGSYKQQEGWRYHARDLAVFRAHQEDIPIVLGSATPALETLHNVELGKYRRLRLTQRAGNAKPATQHLLDLKGLPLKAGLAQPLLQRMKQHVDAGNQVILFLNRRGFAPALLCHECGWIAECQRCDHYYTLHQQQHHLRCHHCDSQKPIPRQCPQCGTTNLVPVGLGTEQLETELTALFPDTPITRIDRDTTSRKGALEQQLAEVHRGGARILIGTQMLAKGHHFPNVTLVALLDVDGALFSADFHSAERFAQLYTQVSGRAGRAGKQGEVILQTHHPEHPLLLTLLNQGYDAFAEQALKERKSVFLPPYTSHIMVRADDHDNQNAPQFLQQLRNLLEASPLRDESFWILGPVPALQPKRGGRFRWQLLLQHPSRARLQKIVKSTLPLIGTLPTVKKVKWTVDVDPTDN
- the hslU gene encoding HslU--HslV peptidase ATPase subunit, whose product is MSEMTPREIVSELDSYIIGQHSAKRAVAIALRNRWRRMQLNDELRHEVTPKNILMIGPTGVGKTEIARRLAKLANAPFIKVEATKFTEVGYVGKEVDSIIRDLTDSAMKMVRMQSIEKNRYRAEEMAEERILDVLIPPAKNNWGQAEQSAEPSAARQSFRKKLREGQLDDKEIELELAASPVGVEIMAPPGMEEMTNQLQSMFQNLGGQKQKARKIKIKEAFKLLIEEEAAKLVNPEELKEQAIHAVEQNGIVFIDEIDKICKRGESSGPDVSREGVQRDLLPLIEGCTVSTKHGMVKTDHILFIASGAFQVSSPSDLIPELQGRLPIRVELQALTTEDFERILTEPSASLTEQYQALMATEGLSINFTADGVRHIAEAAWRVNESAENIGARRLHTILERLVEEISFEASEMSGQTVTIDAEYVRNHLDELVADEDLSRFIL